Sequence from the Panicum virgatum strain AP13 chromosome 5N, P.virgatum_v5, whole genome shotgun sequence genome:
tcatatttATTTTCCTGGCGTTTCATTATGTTTTCATGCCCGTTGTGCCATATGACGCTGTCCTGTTGCTACCCGCTGTTCctgtttttatttaactacTGACGTGTTGAGTGAAGGCTTGTtaacattttctttttcttttttgaaaatacACTTGTTAACATAATAGTTATTCCATGGGAGTTTGAGTGAAGGCTTGTtaacattttctttttctttttttgaaaatacaCTTGTTATCATAATAGTTATTCCATGGGAGGGCCATTTGGTTTGTTTTAATTCGTACTTGTTTTGACGTGGTGGTGAGATATGCCTTTCGACAGTTAAATCAATTTTGGATCGTCTGCCTTTGTTTAGCACTTTATTCTTGGAAATGTATTTAAAACTCAAGTAATCAACAAGAATTCATGCAGAAAGAttgcttttttttctctcccaagAATGAACTCTGCAGTCATAGATAAACATTCATCCAAAAACTTGTTCTGGTGGGCTATGGTCTTGTAATTTAATTTCTGCAGCACAAATTCTGTGATGTACGTACTATAAAACACCAGCGCTACAAACGGCCCAAGTGACACCGACAGGGACAATTGCGGCAGGTCAAGAGAATGTCTGAATGCACTGCGCCCATGTTGAGTCCCTGCAAACCTCACAAACTGTTAAGGTGTTCGCAGACGGAAACTTGGCACCACACACTCTTATCCACAGCGAGAGCGTGGGTGTGTGTCCCGGCCTTCTCCACGCGTTCcctccctcttctccttccctctcccaaGAAACAAAAGAACCAGCCGGCCTGCTCTTGCAGAGCTCAAGCGACGCGGCAATGTCTTTGGCTCCTTCCATCCCTTCCATCAAGGTGAAGGTGGGGGGCGTCTCGGTGGCGCCCCCGCACTGCTCATACCGGTCGTCGTTCGCGGTGATCAGGAACTCCAAGGCGGAGGGGCCCATCCGAAGAcccgcggcgcctccgctgtcgccaccgccgccgatgCCTCCCAAGACGCCGACTCTGTCCACACCTCCGACCTTGTCGCAGCCCCCGACGCCCGTGAAGCCGGCTGCTCCTCCGACGTCgtcggagcagccaccgtcacCTCCTGAACAGAAGCCGGTTGAGGCCGCAGCCACAGCGGCAGCTGTGCAGAAGCCGGTGGCTGGGGTTGTCACGCTGGAGTACCAGAGGAAGGTGGCCAAGGACCTGCAGGAATATTTCAAGCAGAAGAAGCTGGAGGAGGCCGACCAGGGGCCCTTCTTCGGCTTCTTGCCAAAGAATGAGATTTCCAATGGAAGGTACGTTTGCCCCCCTGCAAgacaaataaaatttattgaGGCAGAAGGTTGTTTGAACTATGAAAGCAAGATCAGTGCTATTTTCCTTATTAGCTTTTTTTAAGGAACTGCAA
This genomic interval carries:
- the LOC120673266 gene encoding light-harvesting complex-like protein OHP2, chloroplastic; translation: MSLAPSIPSIKVKVGGVSVAPPHCSYRSSFAVIRNSKAEGPIRRPAAPPLSPPPPMPPKTPTLSTPPTLSQPPTPVKPAAPPTSSEQPPSPPEQKPVEAAATAAAVQKPVAGVVTLEYQRKVAKDLQEYFKQKKLEEADQGPFFGFLPKNEISNGRWAMFGFAVGMLTEYATGSDFVQQMKILLSNFGIVDLD